A window of the Helianthus annuus cultivar XRQ/B chromosome 4, HanXRQr2.0-SUNRISE, whole genome shotgun sequence genome harbors these coding sequences:
- the LOC110890774 gene encoding uncharacterized protein LOC110890774 isoform X2: MDYHSLKRRELQALCKEHNIPANSANSVLADKLSALFNEKQKPKARQRTCMKSLVETTDEGEPAESKRQAKKVRFSPNNDTVEYERSGEKQKDMVTQVKTRRKSMAKKVDQPVVDSSVTVDLVEDTAQIPVKVTRSRAQSLVKDVVIPNNIKNKGRGETKDAGKGTDVDKESEGNVGKATRARARTLQKGGEATESVEETVVGRARVTRSRAQTSMEGGTSRDANPDVKKKTGKQVKTEGQSVEPPVEVMDVTVRATRSRRQPLKEEVKNTVTNPQADKKRTRREMKEEDKQEPPKRKSLRTKGVDEDEGAKMEVINDSRVARNRKNKANTVEVQELEEPIKHAGRKTVNRRKSVLPSVKADVDPHLEEPARRNTRRKSVVQKATVKVESPTVGKKDSKRLSGIIEDKENATTGTPKSKKRRGTPVEDPIIETEHGSPKSSTRRASKSEGKSVAKKEVESSLKKPVSRMNIQSSVEKASHKGKNSAIRSGVIIKESSSKKRAKLSGTKQSDSEDQVVYSGKEGTPGAKLSFNLDEEITEPEVTPAIKSERKSTRSTIKSERKEPSQSARFTRSAIKSEREGPSQSARFTRSAIKSEREGPSQSAVKEQPIAGQLFSPEGAKFRHDPAVNTAPGRVARRGIKHDGNAAGSFSEMIDKKQTRQLALKKSLDDAQMPSPEVAEVEPDVGTIGVLAESEQPLDEGQKFSPADTEVGSDSGADTLRVQSEIKQPYDNVLCSPEVVEVQPNPDGDTVAVGSESFKEVTVDNAENVPDDAVSDVSRVRNQNEEVNVESGIFSEAENLEKSVQENLSSGNDVYVECDDVISDPKSRLDMFGNQVDCSSVAKEFETGSELSNANMTLDVTFSGIDIDIERVVEANSSVQNVESLDVPLSGVDIDIERVVEANSSVQNVESLDVPLSGVDIDIERVVEANSSVQNVESLDVPLSGVDIDIERVVEDGSDVQNVESEHDKLASNTDHATDKEDVGGVDLEPAQIESMPVAAEVLVASHDQEPEPERSLNVAVDDVSCDTLRSDSVTNEDAPKILSTSEIDDVVVRVDAPAELVVDINKDVVGDMYDMDAEGDEDIQPFESGCISYNMNNEQTKEEAETHRDDPEHETATDDDSDSGKFMEDDSHIGVQEVGSELLGNIKAHEDLAREEASPILNTGEHTVDGTDSSQLVGDIGAHESLITKESSPLTYTNKESPVDGTDSDLLTIKEDDRNKQEETQNQGASVDWGDYDFGTDEFENPVSANGSADEEAKGKKDDQDSDLQMSARASYTVEKSSGLAAGLADSVTKFEKDSRNAADGKSHQALDTLNQSANAVDMGEEVFGWSGADSSMKSLFETPAATRISHVRDSQEDAAKFANQDNYSSLKSLSATPATTRISHVKTGQEEAVDLTNQDHYSSLKPLFKTPAVTQISHAKDGQDLTPATTRISHVKTSQEEAVDLTNLDHYSSLKPLFKTPAVTQISHAKDGQDVTPETTQISHVKTGQEEAVDLANQDHYSSLKSLLKTPAVAQHSHANDGRDAKTGQEDAVDVANQDHSRADSSLKSLTKTPAVTQISHVKDRLEDAADFASQDYHSSLKSLYQTPAVTQTSHVKGGQEGAADFANQDHLSADSSLKPLFKTTAVTQISHVKDGQDAADFGNQDHYSSLKSLFKTPGVTQISHVKDRQEDAADFANQDHYSSMKSLFKTPAATQTSHVKDGQEDAAAFANQDHGSSLKSLFRTPSVTQTGQVKGRQEDAVSYRNQYLSSLKPLFETPATTQTSHVKDARGEATNFANKDHYSSLKTLFATPAPSRTSHVNDCNDDIGSSRSAEHEFNHQWGNDPSKDYNDESGPGNEIHGVPSFEDYPHKLFEDDVGGSTDRSVSDTHFGFKHIEFLNEATGTSHQNLSGLKDNSTRGHEFEKKEDNLMKGSEVNDDLAFDTGHMHDYRDDTQ, from the exons ATGGATTATCATAGTTTGAAAAGGAGAGAGCTCCAAGCGCTATGCAAGGAGCATAATATTCCTGCGAATTCTGCCAATTCCGTTTTGGCTGACAAGCTTTCTGCACTTTTTAAT GAAAAGCAGAAACCAAAAGCACGACAACGGACTTGTATGAAGAGTTTGGTTGAAACTACTGACGAGGGTGAACCTGCAGAATCAAAAAGACAAGCAAAGAAAGTCAGGTTTAGTCCAAATAATGACACAGTTGAGTATGAGCGATCTGGCGAAAAACAGAAGGATATGGTTACACAGGTGAAAACTCGGAGGAAATCAATGGCCAAGAAGGTCGATCAACCAGTTGTTGATAGTAGTGTTACTGTTGACTTAGTTGAGGATACTGCACAAATTCCTGTTAAGGTTACTAGATCTAGGGCGCAGTCATTAGTAAAGGATGTAGTCATTCCAAATAATATAAAGAATAAAGGTAGAGGGGAAACAAAAGATGCTGGAAAGGGAACTGATGTAGATAAAGAATCTGAAGGCAATGTTGGTAAAGCTACGAGGGCAAGGGCCCGCACATTGCAAAAAGGTGGTGAAGCAACCGAATCAGTTGAGGAAACCGTGGTTGGCCGTGCTAGAGTTACAAGGTCTAGGGCACAAACCTCGATGGAGGGCGGTACAAGTCGTGATGCAAATCCTGATGTTAAGAAAAAGACCGGTAAACAAGTGAAAACAGAGGGACAAAGTGTCGAGCCCCCCGTGGAAGTTATGGACGTTACAGTGAGAGCTACAAGGTCTAGAAGACAACCGCTAAAGGAAGAAGTTAAAAACACTGTTACTAATCCCCAAGCTGATAAGAAAAGAACCAGAAGAGAAATGAAAGAGGAGGATAAACAAGAACCTCCAAAGAGGAAATCATTGAGGACCAAAGGGGTGGATGAAGATGAAGGTGCCAAAATGGAAGTGATTAATGATAGCAGAGTTGCAAGGAATCGTAAAAATAAAGCTAACACAGTTGAGGTTCAAGAGCTTGAGGAACCAATAAAGCATGCCGGTAGGAAAACTGTAAATCGAAGGAAATCTGTTTTGCCGTCTGTAAAAGCTGACGTTGATCCACATCTTGAAGAGCCAGCCAGAAGAAACACTAGGCGGAAGTCTGTCGTTCAAAAAGCAACTGTCAAGGTCGAGTCTCCTACTGTTGGAAAAAAAGATTCAAAACGTCTATCTGGCATTATTGAAGATAAAGAAAACGCTACTACTGGAACTCCTAAATCCAAGAAACGCAGAGGAACCCCTGTTGAAGATCCGATTATTGAAACCgagcatggttctccaaaaagtTCCACACGCAGGGCTAGTAAAAGTGAAGGAAAATCTGTTGCAAAAAAAGAGGTGGAGAGTAGTTTAAAGAAACCTGTGTCAAGAATGAATATTCAGTCATCTGTAGAAAAAGCATCTCATAAAGGAAAGAACTCAGCAATAAGAAGTGGTGTAATAATTAAAGAGAGTAGTTCTAAAAAGAGAGCGAAGTTGAGTGGAACTAAACAAAGTGATTCAGAAGATCAAGTGGTTTATTCTGGTAAAGAAGGGACCCCAGGTGCAAAATTGAGTTTTAACCTTGATGAAGAAATTACCGAGCCTGAGGTTACTCCTGCCATTAAAAGTGAGAGAAAGTCGACCCGTAGCACCATCAAAAGTGAGAGAAAGGAGCCAAGTCAGTCAGCCAGGTTTACACGTAGCGCCATCAAAAGTGAGAGAGAGGGGCCAAGTCAGTCAGCCAGGTTTACACGTAGCGCCATCAAAAGTGAGAGAGAGGGGCCAAGTCAGTCAGCCGTTAAAGAACAACCTATTGCCGGTCAATTGTTCTCACCAGAAGGTGCAAAATTCAGACATGATCCGGCTGTCAATACAGCTCCAGGAAGAGTTGCTCGCAGAGGAATCAAACATGATGGAAATGCAGCAGGCAGTTTTTCAGAGATGATTGATAAGAAGCAGACACGTCAATTGGCTCTTAAAAAATCTCTTGATGATGCTCAGATGCCTTCACCTGAAGTTGCAGAAGTCGAGCCTGATGTCGGAACCATAGGAGTTCTGGCTGAATCTGAACAACCTCTTGATGAGGGTCAGAAGTTTTCACCTGCAGATACAGAAGTCGGGTCCGATTCAGGTGCTGACACCTTAAGAGTTCAATCTGAAATCAAACAACCTTATGATAATGTTCTATGCTCACCTGAGGTTGTGGAAGTACAACCCAATCCAGACGGTGACACCGTAGCAGTTGGATCTGAAAGTTTTAAAGAAGTAACGGTAGATAATGCTGAGAATGTACCTGATGATGCAGTTTCCGATGTATCTCGTGTACGTAATCAGAATGAGGAGGTTAATGTGGAATCTGGAATATTTAGTGAAGCTGAAAATTTGGAGAAATCAGTCCAGGAGAATCTTTCGTCAGGCAATGATGTTTATGTCGAGTGTGATGACGTTATTTCTGACCCGAAGTCCCGTCTGGATATGTTTGGCAATCAAGTTGATTGTAGTAGTGTGGCTAAAGAGTTTGAAACTGGTTCAGAACTGTCGAATGCAAATATGACTCTTGATGTTACTTTCTCAGGCATTGATATCGACATTGAACGTGTCGTAGAGGCTAATAGTAGTGTGCAGAATGTAGAATCTCTTGATGTTCCTCTCTCAGGCGTTGATATCGACATTGAACGTGTCGTAGAGGCTAATAGTAGTGTGCAGAATGTAGAATCTCTTGATGTTCCTCTCTCAGGCGTTGATATCGACATTGAACGTGTCGTAGAGGCTAATAGTAGTGTGCAGAATGTAGAATCTCTTGATGTTCCTCTCTCAGGCGTTGATATCGACATTGAACGTGTCGTAGAGGACGGTAGTGATGTGCAGAATGTAGAATCCGAACATGATAAATTGGCGAGCAATACCGATCATGCTACAGACAAAGAGGATGTTGGAGGTGTTGACTTAGAGCCAGCTCAGATTGAAAGTATGCCTGTGGCAGCTGAAGTTTTAGTTGCATCTCATGACCAAGAACCCGAACCAGAACGGTCGTTGAATGTTGCTGTTGATGATGTTTCTTGTGATACATTACGATCTGATTCAGTAACGAACGAAGAcgcaccaaaaattctttctacTAGTGAAATCGATGACGTGGTTGTAAGAGTTGATGCTCCGGCGGAGTTGGTAGTAGACATCAATAAGGATGTTGTCGGtgatatgt ATGACATGGATGCTGAAGGTGATGAAGATATTCAGCCATTTGAAAGCGGATGTATTTCTTACAATATGAACAATGAACAGACAAAAGAAGAGGCTGAGACGCATAGAGATGATCCAGAACACGAAACAGCAACTGATGATGATTCGGACAGTGGCAAATTCATGGAAGATGATTCACATATTGGTGTACAGGAGGTGGGGTCTGAACTTTTGGGAAATATAAAAGCTCACGAAGATCTGGCAAGAGAAGAAGCCTCACCGATCTTAAATACAGGAGAGC ATACTGTTGATGGGACAGATTCTAGTCAACTTGTGGGAGATATTGGTGCTCATGAAAGTCTAATTACAAAAGAAAGTTCGCCGTTGACATATACGAACAAAGAAT CTCCTGTTGATGGTACTGATTCAGATTTATTGACTATTAAGGAGGACGATAGAAATAAGCAAG AAGAAACTCAAAATCAAGGTGCATCTGTGGATTGGGGGGATTATGATTTCGGAACGGATGAATTTGAAAACCCAGTTTCAGCAAATGGAAGTGCTGATGAGGAGGCTAAAGGCAAAAAAG ATGATCAAGATTCAGATCTCCAAATGTCTGCTAGAGCAAGTTATACAGTAGAAAAAAGTTCTGGTCTTGCAGCTGGCTTGGCCGATTCAGTAACGAAATTTGAGAAGGATTCTAGAAATGCTGCTGATGGAAAATCCCACCAAGCATTAGATACGCTGAACCAAAGTGCAAATGCAGTAGATATGGGTGAAGAGGTTTTCGGCTGGTCTG GTGCTGATTCGTCTATGAAATCGTTGTTTGAAACGCCAGCTGCTACTCGAATCAGTCATGTAAGAGACAGTCAGGAGGATGCAGCCAAATTTGCCAACCAAGATAATT ATTCGTCTCTGAAATCATTATCTGCAACGCCAGCAACTACTCGAATCAGTCATGTAAAAACCGGTCAGGAGGAGGCTGTTGATCTTACCAACCAAGATCATT ATTCATCACTGAAACCCTTATTTAAAACACCAGCTGTTACTCAAATCAGTCATGCAAAAGATGGTCAGGATTTAACACCAGCAACTACTCGAATCAGTCATGTAAAAACCAGTCAGGAGGAGGCTGTTGATCTTACCAACCTAGATCATT ATTCATCACTGAAACCCTTATTTAAAACACCAGCTGTTACTCAAATCAGTCATGCAAAAGATGGTCAGGATGTAACACCAGAAACTACTCAAATCAGTCATGTAAAAACCGGTCAGGAGGAGGCTGTTGATCTTGCCAACCAAGATCATT ATTCATCACTGAAATCGTTACTTAAAACACCAGCCGTTGCTCAACATAGTCATGCAAACGATGGTCGGGATGCAAAAACCGGTCAGGAGGATGCTGTTGATGTTGCCAACCAAGATCATT CGCGTGCAGATTCATCGCTGAAATCATTAACTAAAACACCAGCTGTGACTCAAATCAGTCATGTAAAAGATAGGCTGGAGGATGCTGCTGATTTTGCTAGCCAAGATTATC ATTCATCTCTGAAATCGTTATATCAAACTCCAGCCGTTACTCAAACCAGTCATGTCAAAGGTGGTCAGGAGGGTGCTGCTGATTTTGCAAACCAAGATCACT TGAGTGCAGATTCATCTCTGAAACCATTATTTAAAACGACAGCAGTTACTCAAATCAGTCATGTAAAAGATGGGCAGGATGCTGCTGATTTTGGAAACCAAGATCACT ATTCATCTCTGAAATCATTATTTAAAACACCAGGCGTTACTCAAATCAGTCATGTAAAAGATCGGCAGGAGGATGCTGCCGATTTTGCAAACCAAGACCATT ATTCATCTATGAAATCATTATTTAAAACACCAGCCGCTACTCAAACCAGTCATGTAAAAGATGGGCAGGAGGATGCTGCTGCTTTTGCAAACCAAGATCATG GTTCATCGCTAAAATCATTATTTAGAACGCCATCCGTTACTCAAACCGGTCAAGTAAAAGGCCGTCAGGAGGATGCAGTCAGTTACCGCAACCAATATC TTTCATCTCTGAAACCCTTATTTGAAACACCAGCTACTACTCAAACGAGTCATGTAAAAGACGCACGGGGTGAAGCAACCAATTTTGCTAACAAAGATCATT ACTCGTCTCTGAAAACATTGTTTGCAACACCAGCCCCTTCTAGAACGAGTCATGTAAATGACTGTAATGACGATATCGGGTCTAGCAGATCTGCAGAACATGAGTTTAATCATCAGTGGGGAAATGACCCGTCAAAAGATTATAATG ATGAAAGTGGTCCAGGAAACGAGATTCATGGAGTTCCAAGCTTTGAAGATTATCCTCATAAATTATTTGAAGATGATGTAGGCGGTTCAACTGACAGGTCGGTGAGTGACACACATTTTGGGTTCAAACATATTGAATTCTTAAATGAAGCAACAGGAACAAGCCATCAAAATCTTTCCGGTTTGAAAGATAACTCAACCCGTGGTCACGAGTTTGAAAAGAAAGAAGATAACCTAATGAAGGGGTCAGAAGTTAATGATGATTTAGCCTTTGATACAG GGCATATGCATGATTACAGGGACGACACTCAATAA